A single window of Anaerocolumna chitinilytica DNA harbors:
- a CDS encoding CPBP family intramembrane glutamic endopeptidase: MMNRTVQVKSSSIDGVMFLGLIIITPMTAVLLISFIFFAVFKSGNDWIELFQTWAVMGCSFVLLPILILNKKYKITWEDIGVRRLKIAEILAGIFLLTLLYCYLTGKTDSYSLLLLSLQTLAVAFCEEIWARGILFFVIRKLTTNRIAIILLSSIIFAFFIHINRGFYNNLVYRLPGAILMGVVYDRSKKIHYSIMVHFAYNMLTSI; this comes from the coding sequence ATGATGAACAGGACTGTGCAAGTAAAAAGCTCCTCAATAGATGGAGTAATGTTTCTGGGATTGATAATTATCACACCGATGACAGCAGTTCTGCTAATTAGTTTTATTTTCTTTGCTGTATTTAAATCCGGTAATGATTGGATAGAATTATTTCAGACCTGGGCAGTTATGGGATGTTCCTTTGTTTTACTTCCAATTCTAATACTTAATAAGAAATATAAGATAACGTGGGAGGATATTGGAGTTAGAAGACTTAAAATAGCAGAAATCCTTGCAGGGATTTTTCTTCTCACATTGCTTTATTGCTATTTAACAGGTAAAACGGACAGTTACAGCCTCTTGTTATTATCTCTTCAGACATTGGCCGTGGCTTTCTGCGAAGAGATATGGGCCAGAGGGATATTATTTTTTGTAATTCGTAAATTAACAACGAATCGAATAGCGATTATCCTGCTTTCCAGTATAATCTTTGCTTTTTTCATTCATATCAACAGAGGCTTTTACAATAATTTAGTATACCGTCTGCCTGGTGCGATCTTAATGGGAGTGGTATATGACAGAAGCAAAAAGATTCATTATTCAATAATGGTACATTTTGCTTATAACATGTTAACTAGTATTTAA
- a CDS encoding ABC-2 transporter permease, with product MRYLFEIELYKILKRKDFWILNTMIIIPIFYAIGVATHSSIVTYEGTEKSYGLKYFVDMYSFIYMIFIYFFLLSMSVIRSLRGELENKSIRLYSQRINSRKKIYLSKNLAMVAAFSLVTLFVAMVSILVYYTLVMQRTDISEASFIHGDELGYLFANFFSVYLFFVWSIFYSFMLSAYLKSGTALGIYALTVVAGMYIKEFPYVKFLSPAYYTQRIMDTSQDAIWMLLAMTAVTVFYCLLFYIAGKNKLEKSDI from the coding sequence ATGAGATATTTATTTGAAATTGAATTATATAAAATTCTTAAAAGAAAAGACTTTTGGATTTTAAATACCATGATAATTATCCCGATATTTTATGCCATAGGAGTGGCAACTCATTCATCTATTGTTACATATGAGGGGACGGAAAAATCCTATGGGTTAAAATATTTTGTAGATATGTATTCTTTTATCTACATGATTTTCATTTACTTCTTTCTGCTGTCCATGAGCGTGATTCGATCTTTGCGAGGGGAGCTTGAAAATAAAAGTATAAGGTTATATTCACAGCGTATTAACAGCAGAAAGAAGATATACCTATCAAAAAATCTTGCTATGGTTGCAGCCTTTAGTTTGGTAACTTTGTTCGTTGCAATGGTATCAATTCTGGTATATTACACTTTGGTAATGCAAAGGACTGACATTTCTGAGGCGAGTTTTATTCATGGTGATGAATTAGGGTATCTATTTGCAAACTTTTTTAGCGTCTATTTATTCTTTGTCTGGTCAATCTTCTATAGTTTTATGCTGAGTGCTTATTTAAAATCAGGTACTGCACTTGGAATTTATGCATTGACTGTAGTAGCAGGCATGTACATAAAGGAATTTCCTTATGTAAAGTTTCTCTCACCGGCTTATTATACACAAAGAATAATGGATACTTCACAAGATGCTATTTGGATGCTGTTGGCTATGACAGCGGTTACAGTGTTCTATTGTCTGCTTTTTTATATCGCAGGCAAAAACAAACTGGAAAAGAGTGATATATGA
- a CDS encoding ABC transporter ATP-binding protein — protein sequence MGCLEITEVSKTYGEKAALTDFSMTVTGGEIVGLIGKNGAGKTTLLNCISGNIHPIQGTVLYDGCNILKQGAVRGKFGISIEACFVDYLNTYENLALLMKAGGIHDKTYIQKAIPEVLQLVGLGDQIKKHVSSFSYGMKQRLGFAQALLSGTEMLILDEPFAGLDVEGRALVKDHIRRLAKENNIGVIFSDHNLDEVNELCHRVVCMKEGIKVYDGIPENETKYEVYVDELGEDLILKMRKFCGITMDLDRRVLYFPGKLELHEILKTAGAYSTILKIRSIENELEQILLN from the coding sequence ATGGGATGCTTGGAAATTACAGAGGTTAGTAAGACTTATGGTGAAAAGGCAGCGTTGACTGACTTTTCTATGACTGTTACAGGTGGTGAAATTGTTGGGTTAATCGGTAAGAACGGTGCAGGCAAAACTACCTTATTAAATTGTATTTCTGGTAATATCCATCCCATACAAGGTACTGTGCTTTATGATGGCTGTAATATCCTAAAACAGGGGGCAGTACGAGGAAAGTTCGGTATATCGATTGAAGCCTGTTTTGTTGATTATCTGAATACCTATGAAAATCTGGCTTTGTTAATGAAGGCGGGGGGGATTCATGATAAAACATATATTCAAAAGGCTATTCCGGAAGTACTTCAATTAGTGGGACTGGGGGACCAGATTAAAAAGCATGTCAGTTCTTTTTCTTATGGCATGAAACAAAGATTAGGATTTGCTCAGGCTCTTCTTAGCGGCACGGAAATGCTTATATTGGATGAACCTTTTGCAGGGCTGGATGTTGAAGGACGAGCTTTGGTAAAAGACCATATTCGAAGACTGGCGAAGGAAAATAACATAGGAGTTATTTTCTCCGATCATAATCTGGACGAAGTGAATGAGCTTTGCCACCGTGTGGTATGTATGAAGGAGGGCATCAAGGTATATGATGGAATCCCTGAGAATGAAACAAAGTATGAGGTCTATGTAGATGAACTAGGCGAAGATCTTATTCTTAAGATGAGAAAATTTTGTGGGATTACGATGGATCTTGATAGAAGAGTGCTGTATTTTCCGGGCAAGTTAGAACTACATGAAATACTGAAAACTGCGGGAGCTTATTCCACCATATTAAAAATCCGTTCTATTGAAAATGAGCTGGAACAGATTTTGCTAAATTAG
- a CDS encoding HAMP domain-containing sensor histidine kinase encodes MKKTKIKKTNILLIKNFIMFSILIIILFQISSMVAKSILEDYVIHNAGQYFAGGIAKTDYKKIDITKIEKIGGFLYILNDKLQVVYSKGTNAPKRESLTPEDISLLVNGEYEGKQGKLYASMASFQGDDGRTYVCLACIPADKVQITSTILNVSDVGSQFVGIMLFTVVLFLGGYWATVVLLARQINVKVTKPIYVITEALGRVREGEYNTRLELEADNEFIYIRDAFNYMIQELEYLKEENLKEAENRTRLLSDIGHDIKTPITVIQGYLTAILNGDIKEGAKREEYLKACFNNTMHLTELMQMLLDYTKFDRADYKLDIKRVEITELVRKIIIDYYQIMEEKALSIEINIPEEDIFAEVDEKEMRRAIVNLLNNAITHNEPGTEINVTILRNEYLSLVIADSGYPIPEILKQHIFEPFVCGEASRSDSSHNGLGLSIVNRIISMHHGNIRIEDNWRDYTKAFIIELL; translated from the coding sequence TTGAAGAAAACCAAAATTAAAAAAACCAATATCTTATTAATAAAGAATTTTATTATGTTTTCCATACTTATCATTATTCTCTTTCAGATTTCTTCAATGGTTGCCAAAAGTATCCTGGAGGATTATGTAATTCATAATGCAGGTCAATATTTTGCAGGAGGTATTGCAAAGACAGATTATAAGAAGATTGATATTACAAAGATCGAAAAAATCGGCGGTTTTCTCTACATATTGAATGATAAATTACAGGTAGTATATAGCAAAGGAACGAATGCACCTAAACGAGAAAGTTTAACCCCAGAAGACATCTCTCTTCTGGTAAATGGTGAATATGAGGGAAAACAGGGAAAGTTGTATGCTTCCATGGCGAGTTTTCAGGGGGATGACGGCAGAACCTATGTCTGTCTTGCCTGTATACCCGCAGATAAGGTACAGATTACATCCACAATCTTAAATGTTTCCGATGTGGGTTCACAGTTTGTGGGTATTATGCTGTTTACAGTGGTACTGTTTTTAGGAGGTTACTGGGCTACCGTTGTATTACTCGCACGGCAGATTAATGTAAAAGTCACAAAGCCTATCTATGTTATAACAGAGGCCTTAGGACGCGTCCGGGAAGGTGAATATAATACACGCCTTGAATTGGAGGCTGATAATGAATTTATCTATATCCGGGATGCTTTTAATTATATGATTCAGGAGCTTGAATACTTAAAAGAAGAGAATCTCAAGGAAGCAGAAAACAGAACCAGGCTCTTATCAGATATCGGACATGATATAAAGACTCCGATCACTGTTATTCAGGGTTATTTAACTGCCATCTTAAATGGAGATATTAAAGAAGGAGCGAAAAGAGAAGAGTATTTAAAAGCTTGTTTTAATAATACGATGCACTTAACAGAGTTAATGCAGATGCTACTAGATTATACAAAATTTGACCGGGCTGATTATAAACTTGATATAAAAAGAGTTGAGATTACAGAACTTGTAAGAAAGATTATTATTGATTATTATCAGATAATGGAAGAAAAAGCACTTTCCATCGAAATAAACATTCCGGAGGAAGATATCTTTGCGGAAGTGGATGAAAAAGAAATGAGAAGAGCAATTGTGAACCTGTTAAATAATGCAATTACACATAATGAACCCGGAACAGAAATCAATGTGACCATCTTAAGGAATGAGTATCTTTCACTTGTAATTGCTGATTCGGGGTATCCAATACCAGAGATCCTAAAGCAGCATATTTTCGAACCTTTTGTCTGCGGGGAGGCTTCCCGCAGTGACAGCAGCCATAATGGTCTGGGGTTATCTATAGTTAACCGTATTATCAGTATGCATCATGGAAACATAAGGATTGAAGATAACTGGAGAGATTATACCAAAGCCTTTATTATTGAATTGCTGTAA
- a CDS encoding radical SAM/SPASM domain-containing protein translates to MHNYLNKDVELFQIDGISILGNFQNGAVIGLDEEGKDYILNNQMIDETEVISSNIAELREALLELDFYQHKTEKEIDAAYLHVTDRCNLHCLGCYSFVDSRNEKKDLSTNDFFYILLSLREAGIKKLVISGGEPFLRRDLGEILRYGKEVCNIQYITVITNGTLDFSLYESSIPYMDEINVSVDGFNKDTEFIRDKGIMPKVIETIKKLKERLTVNLIVTLHKKNKDYMEDYRAFAAYLGVNYSFSIFTAEPENEMFRDYVLTDEDLFSIEKKLMDLNGEVSLQDFPVDGFNLVCRKKCEAGNKLISIAADGTVYPCHMLHKEQFALGNVLRQSISDIVFREGNPFQHLSVDNMKGCRNCNYKYLCGGGCRGRSYLYYSVLDEKDAYCTMIKNYYSDIMENIAAAAENK, encoded by the coding sequence ATGCATAATTATCTTAATAAAGATGTGGAATTATTTCAGATAGATGGAATCTCCATCCTTGGTAACTTTCAAAATGGGGCGGTTATCGGATTGGATGAGGAAGGAAAAGACTATATACTTAATAACCAAATGATTGATGAAACAGAAGTAATCAGCAGCAATATTGCAGAGCTGAGAGAGGCGCTGCTTGAATTAGATTTTTATCAGCACAAGACAGAAAAAGAGATAGATGCAGCATATCTGCATGTTACGGATAGATGCAATCTCCATTGCCTTGGCTGCTATTCATTTGTCGACAGCCGCAATGAAAAAAAAGACCTAAGTACCAATGACTTTTTTTACATACTGTTGTCCTTACGTGAAGCCGGCATAAAAAAACTGGTTATTTCAGGAGGGGAGCCCTTTTTACGGAGAGACTTAGGAGAAATTCTAAGATACGGCAAGGAAGTATGCAATATCCAATATATAACGGTTATTACCAATGGTACTTTGGATTTTAGTTTATACGAGAGTTCAATTCCCTATATGGATGAAATTAATGTATCAGTAGATGGGTTTAATAAGGATACCGAATTCATACGGGATAAAGGTATTATGCCAAAGGTAATAGAGACGATTAAGAAATTAAAGGAACGATTAACAGTCAATCTGATAGTTACATTACATAAAAAGAATAAGGATTATATGGAGGATTACAGAGCCTTTGCAGCATATCTGGGTGTGAATTATTCTTTTAGCATCTTTACGGCAGAGCCGGAAAATGAGATGTTTCGGGATTATGTATTAACGGATGAAGACTTGTTTTCGATAGAAAAGAAGCTTATGGATTTGAATGGTGAGGTTTCTTTGCAGGACTTCCCTGTTGATGGCTTCAATCTGGTATGCAGAAAGAAATGTGAAGCGGGAAATAAGCTTATTAGTATAGCAGCAGATGGTACAGTTTACCCGTGTCATATGCTTCACAAAGAGCAGTTTGCTTTAGGAAATGTCTTACGGCAAAGTATAAGTGACATTGTTTTTAGAGAAGGCAATCCTTTTCAGCATTTATCTGTGGATAATATGAAAGGATGCAGAAACTGTAATTATAAGTATTTGTGCGGTGGTGGCTGCAGAGGCAGAAGTTATTTATATTATTCAGTACTGGATGAAAAAGATGCATATTGCACCATGATTAAAAATTATTATTCAGATATCATGGAAAATATTGCTGCAGCAGCTGAGAACAAGTAA